In a single window of the Botrytis cinerea B05.10 chromosome 12, complete sequence genome:
- the Bccuz1 gene encoding Bccuz1 produces MASSSNSETPEDTSFSTMDEKDPTLIGVHCQYEYCNQLDFLPFRCESCRGTFCLDHRTESSHHCSKPGEWAARRRLANQSKRSLGEGKMMADVEKPCASPNCKTTIGTSLSTGVHCSICNRDYCLKHRLGEDHDCKNLVPIGARVGRFNEQQTSAKLAFGKLRAWGAAQKAKVASTRVLPEPKPSSAAARLVAVNQLKKTAKGDAKIPPEKRVYINVDAEAATTTAKFPTGAFFYSKDWVMGRVLDAAAKALQVENVNNQGTDEKEKLRIFHVEAGRLLEFNEKVGDALVSGNRIVLLRGVGPAVPDLIQA; encoded by the coding sequence ATGGCCTCCTCATCAAATTCAGAAACTCCAGAAGATACGTCCTTCAGTACCATGGACGAAAAAGATCCAACATTAATTGGTGTACATTGCCAATACGAATACTGCAATCAGCTAGATTTCCTCCCGTTTCGCTGCGAATCATGTCGCGGAACGTTTTGTCTCGACCATCGTACCGAATCGAGTCATCATTGCTCAAAACCTGGAGAATGGGCAGCCAGACGTCGGCTGGCCAATCAATCTAAACGTTCTTTGGGCGAAGGGAAAATGATGGCAGATGTTGAAAAGCCATGCGCATCACCGAATTGTAAGACGACAATTGGAACGAGTTTATCGACAGGTGTACATTGTTCTATATGTAATCGGGACTATTGTCTCAAACATCGATTGGGAGAAGACCACGATTGTAAAAACCTCGTACCAATAGGTGCAAGAGTTGGCAGATTCAATGAACAGCAAACAAGTGCAAAATTGGCCTTTGGAAAATTAAGGGCTTGGGGAGCAGCACAAAAAGCAAAGGTCGCATCAACTCGAGTTCTGCCTGAGCCGAAACCTTCATCTGCAGCTGCAAGACTGGTAGCCGTCAACCAACTCAAAAAGACTGCAAAAGGGGACGCCAAGATACCTCCGGAAAAGAGGGTATATATAAACGTGGACGCGGAAGCCGCGACAACGACTGCGAAATTTCCTACTGGTgctttcttttattcaaaagattggGTAATGGGTCGAGTTTTGGATGCAGCGGCGAAGGCACTTCAAGTAGAAAACGTCAATAACCAAGGAACCgatgagaaggagaagctCAGAATCTTTCATGTGGAAGCCGGAAGACTTTTAGAATTTAATGAGAAGGTTGGAGATGCTTTGGTTAGCGGCAATCGTATAGTATTGCTCAGGGGAGTTGGACCTGCTGTGCCTGATCTTATTCAGGCATAA